The Ruania alba genome window below encodes:
- a CDS encoding Na+/H+ antiporter subunit A gives MLQLIAVHLVAALVAPAAVARFGRKMFLPLALVPGSAAVWALTQTSAVLSGSGPTEAVSWVASVGMHLTFRLDVLAWLMVLLVGGVGALVLIYCAWYFSSGAKFLGRFAGTFIAFAGAMLGLVTCDNTLVLYVFWELTTVFSYLLIGHYFDRKGARRSGMQAIVVTTFGGLVMFAGFLVLGVIEEGSFSLAALVTAPPEGTAATVAIVCVLVGALTKSALVPFHFWLPGAMAAPTPVSAYLHAAAMVKAGVYLVARLAPGFAEVEAWRWIILLAGSATMIVGGYRSLKQHDLKLLLAFGTVSQLGFLVLLVGQANRAVALAGLALIGAHAMFKAALFLTVGVIDAAAGTRDLRQLSGLGRHLRWAAIPGFLATFSMVGLPPFAGYVGKEAALEALTHDGGPYESALLAVVVVGSVLTFAYGMRFLWGAFARKRGQVDTSVGREAPGLFVPGMVLAVAGLAAGLVPSLGESLLGRYAATYPAGEAGHLTLWGGFGLPLLLTVVVIVTGVALFVGRTLVERVQESVILGPDSDRAYRTTMRRLDRGAVAITSFTQRGSLPVYLAVILLVTVGAVTFALIDSGAEVGEVRAFDTPVQLLAAGVIAIGAILTARARRRLKAVVLLGITGYGVVVLFALHGAPDLALTQALVETIALVVFILVLRRLPAYFSNRPLKGSRWWRAALAASVAVMVMALALIIPHARTADPIAMLFPDEAYEYGYGRNIVNVTLVDIRAWDTMGEIAVLLVAATGVASLVFLRSRSGRVHRIRDRRSDADAIWPSHLPDPATRLGPSIATTGHARRARTWLSAGGSLSTNRRSVILEVATRLLFHTMLVFAVFLLFSGHNAPGGGFVAGMVVGVALTVRYLAGGRYELGEAAPILPGALLGSGLFLSAGVGAVPLFFGGTVLQSVKIDAQLGIFGEMHLVTSLFFDIGVFLVVVGLMLDILRSLGSEIDRQGEASGTAVPDVAHDSPRTTADDAEPVPSLPSGEGRR, from the coding sequence GTGCTGCAGCTGATCGCCGTACACCTTGTTGCGGCTCTGGTTGCCCCCGCAGCGGTCGCGCGCTTCGGCCGGAAGATGTTCCTCCCGCTGGCCCTGGTCCCCGGGTCGGCGGCGGTGTGGGCGCTCACCCAGACCAGCGCAGTGCTCAGCGGATCCGGACCCACCGAGGCCGTCTCCTGGGTCGCATCGGTGGGCATGCACCTGACCTTCCGGCTCGACGTGCTCGCCTGGCTGATGGTGCTCCTGGTCGGCGGCGTCGGCGCACTCGTGCTGATCTACTGCGCCTGGTATTTCTCCTCCGGTGCCAAGTTCCTGGGCCGGTTCGCCGGCACCTTCATCGCCTTCGCCGGCGCCATGCTCGGCTTGGTCACCTGCGACAACACACTCGTGCTGTATGTCTTCTGGGAACTGACCACGGTCTTCTCCTACTTGCTCATCGGGCACTACTTTGACCGCAAGGGCGCCCGCCGCTCCGGGATGCAGGCCATCGTGGTGACGACGTTCGGCGGCCTGGTCATGTTCGCCGGATTCCTGGTGCTCGGGGTGATCGAGGAGGGCTCCTTCTCCCTCGCCGCGCTCGTGACTGCCCCGCCCGAGGGGACCGCCGCCACCGTGGCCATCGTCTGCGTGCTGGTCGGGGCGCTCACCAAGTCCGCTCTGGTGCCTTTCCACTTCTGGCTGCCGGGGGCGATGGCCGCCCCCACCCCGGTGAGCGCCTACCTGCACGCCGCCGCGATGGTGAAGGCCGGGGTGTACCTGGTGGCCCGGCTCGCCCCCGGGTTCGCCGAGGTGGAGGCCTGGCGCTGGATCATCCTGCTGGCCGGGTCGGCCACCATGATCGTGGGCGGCTACCGCTCCCTGAAGCAGCACGACCTGAAGCTGCTGCTCGCCTTCGGCACCGTCAGCCAACTCGGGTTCCTCGTGCTGTTGGTGGGGCAGGCGAACCGTGCTGTCGCCCTCGCCGGGCTCGCCCTCATCGGCGCGCACGCCATGTTCAAGGCAGCCCTGTTCCTGACCGTCGGCGTGATCGACGCCGCCGCCGGTACCCGTGACCTGCGCCAGCTCTCCGGCCTCGGCCGCCACCTGCGCTGGGCTGCCATCCCCGGATTCCTCGCCACCTTCTCCATGGTGGGCCTCCCGCCCTTCGCCGGGTACGTGGGCAAGGAGGCCGCCCTGGAGGCACTCACCCACGACGGCGGCCCGTACGAGAGTGCACTGCTCGCCGTCGTGGTGGTCGGGTCCGTGCTGACCTTCGCCTACGGGATGCGGTTCCTGTGGGGCGCCTTCGCCCGTAAGCGCGGGCAGGTGGACACCTCCGTGGGCCGGGAGGCCCCCGGGCTGTTCGTGCCCGGGATGGTGCTCGCCGTGGCCGGCCTGGCCGCCGGGCTGGTGCCTTCCCTGGGGGAGTCGCTGCTCGGGCGATACGCCGCGACCTATCCGGCCGGGGAGGCCGGCCACCTCACCCTCTGGGGCGGATTCGGTCTGCCGCTGCTGCTCACGGTCGTGGTGATCGTGACCGGAGTCGCCCTCTTCGTGGGGCGCACCCTGGTGGAGCGGGTGCAGGAGTCGGTGATCCTCGGCCCCGACTCCGACCGTGCCTATCGCACCACGATGCGCCGGCTGGATCGGGGTGCGGTGGCGATCACTTCCTTCACGCAGCGTGGTTCGTTGCCGGTGTACTTGGCCGTCATCCTGCTTGTCACCGTCGGCGCGGTGACGTTCGCGCTGATCGACTCCGGTGCCGAGGTGGGCGAGGTGCGCGCGTTCGACACCCCGGTGCAGCTCCTCGCGGCCGGGGTGATCGCGATCGGGGCCATCCTCACCGCGCGGGCGCGGCGCCGGCTCAAGGCCGTGGTGCTCCTCGGGATCACCGGGTACGGCGTGGTGGTGCTGTTCGCGCTGCATGGCGCGCCGGACCTGGCGCTGACCCAGGCGCTGGTGGAGACCATCGCCCTGGTGGTCTTCATCCTGGTGCTGCGCCGACTGCCCGCCTACTTCTCCAACCGGCCGCTCAAAGGCAGCCGCTGGTGGCGCGCCGCGCTCGCAGCCTCCGTGGCTGTCATGGTGATGGCGCTCGCGTTGATCATCCCGCACGCCCGGACCGCGGACCCGATCGCGATGCTGTTCCCGGACGAGGCGTACGAGTACGGGTATGGGCGCAACATCGTCAACGTCACCCTCGTCGACATCCGCGCCTGGGACACCATGGGTGAGATCGCTGTGCTGCTGGTGGCGGCCACCGGCGTGGCCTCGTTGGTGTTCCTGCGTTCCCGCTCGGGGCGGGTGCATCGAATTCGCGATCGCCGCTCCGATGCCGACGCGATCTGGCCCAGCCACCTGCCGGACCCGGCCACCCGGTTGGGCCCCTCGATCGCGACCACCGGTCACGCTCGCCGGGCCCGCACCTGGCTCTCCGCCGGCGGCTCCCTGTCCACGAACCGCCGCTCGGTGATCCTCGAGGTGGCCACCCGGCTGCTGTTCCACACCATGCTCGTGTTCGCCGTCTTCCTGCTCTTCTCCGGGCACAACGCCCCCGGCGGCGGATTCGTGGCAGGGATGGTGGTGGGCGTGGCGCTCACTGTGCGCTACCTCGCCGGCGGGCGCTACGAGCTCGGTGAGGCCGCCCCGATCCTGCCCGGTGCACTCCTTGGTTCCGGGTTGTTCCTCTCCGCCGGTGTGGGCGCCGTGCCGCTGTTCTTCGGTGGCACGGTGCTGCAGTCGGTGAAGATCGACGCCCAGCTCGGCATCTTCGGCGAGATGCACCTGGTCACCTCGCTGTTCTTCGACATCGGGGTGTTCCTCGTGGTGGTCGGGCTGATGCTGGACATCCTGCGCTCGCTCGGGTCCGAGATCGACCGGCAGGGTGAGGCATCCGGAACCGCGGTACCGGACGTGGCGCACGACTCGCCGCGCACCACGGCCGACGATGCCGAACCCGTACCGAGCCTGCCGAGCGGGGAGGGGCGGCGATGA